In Populus trichocarpa isolate Nisqually-1 chromosome 7, P.trichocarpa_v4.1, whole genome shotgun sequence, the following proteins share a genomic window:
- the LOC7495483 gene encoding auxilin-like protein 1 isoform X2 translates to MENLPHSQHPNMLSKKLFTNPSKTVYDDVFGGPPRFGVAPTLSPRVEDYSEIFGGFHAPRGASSSIPVLDLPLVDNEAAEDVFFDVRSCSGFDYNEVFGGFNGSDFAVSFEELMMKQSDGRDFSSDEAWTPEDPEYLSEDSDNYTKNQCLSNGDSHESIDGIMEFNISYHKATQSSNKDMPNGITYVTQPLDVPGYAFMVDRTMSLPKSDDEHPPLQVSDDGHLNIDFTGEMLGAKKLRKTMSHPANGSADDLVFGNEVRPHKEYVRNGSLPNETFVTISHVSLKTHPSQLPPPSRPPPALDVKKRDSCKSTPNCQSAASSGSAGDSSPPYFDVEVDASSSAAASAAAIKEAMEKAQVKLKSAKELMDRKRGGFQNHTKLGSKNDRKDREGRVVKIVDVSGSTKYEGVQGTCESEENGMDDRQKVKIADSLEGKRHQNAAKMSSDEKLGRESLSSQGSDKIDEASEWKEATQFFELVRTNVPRKVIDLSNNDNIFPQNTNIHEQGQKVKKVAMEASQQQLENGKKVQAVTADHELEEYAKNTKVSKPARDLGGSNGRSEAAKVAHREKGLEKKVQVAQEVLRVEDEDKLGMDKQSLETDKRRTRADGSQKHELMGEVPRAQSKHEAKQTAEDKEKEPWLKEAVRNAENEKLFIHKKEGGERRQRSTFEKEENEKKLKAALEQLENERRLKKALEQKEKEKRIKEARVREETEKKQGEAYETHEEEKRLRAALEQEENERRLKEALVKEEYERRLKEIHEKEEYERRLREAADREENERRQRRIREREENEKRLNKALEKEENERRIRENEGRLREAHQREEKEKRLKEARQREENEKRLKEAIEHENKKKQREANEKEGNEKKCKEVFENEGIGDTLEQETTEKQLEETNEQDESGKLRETPEGEVSEPGTCTSEEMGDASKETCNLENTEVKLKDGSENDKPGILNEMGENCRVVKQACKTEVNTNLGSTRLAGKHEGRNGKQVVTEEIAHEEIGKVPPELKISDKEEAVETVSTQAGGKTKVSGLAQGNLEHENNVVEDDAVSVYGDERTRKAGEAGNGTGRKSIEKTKKASQVESDIANQGKEFAQDRSDRRKNIPQAVAMNHEDRKENFMSTGAVKKSVETGRKIEAAQPANLEAKGSTPGSTQQLNTSERKVKNLNKTLSSEEKEVERMRREKELEMERLRKLEEEREREKEREKDRMAVDRAALDARERVHFEARDRAERAAVERAITEARERLEKACAEAREKSLTDNRSLEARLRERAAVERAAAEARERAFGKVMSERTAFEARERVERSVPDKFSASSRNGGMGPSSSPSVYNGSYYMERSEGVEGESPQRCKARLERHRRTAERAAKALAEKNMRDLLAQREQAERNRLAETLDADVKRWSSGKEGNLRALLSTLQYILGSDSGWQPIPLTEVITSAAVKKAYRKATLCVHPDKLQQRGASIQQKYICEKVFDLLKEAWNKFNSEER, encoded by the exons ATGGAAAACCTCCCACATTCTCAGCACCCAAACATGCTCTCGAAGAAACTCTTCACGAACCCCAGCAAAACTGTCTACGACGACGTATTTGGTGGCCCTCCTCGTTTTGGAGTAGCCCCTACCCTGTCTCCTCGAGTGGAAGACTACAGCGAGATATTCGGTGGATTTCACGCGCCACGTGGAGCTTCCTCTTCGATTCCAGTGCTTGATCTCCCATTGGTGGATAATGAAGCAGCCGAAGATGTTTTCTTTGATGTTAGAAGCTGTTCTGGGTTTGATTATAATGAGGTTTTTGGTGGGTTTAATGGCTCTGACTTTGCTGTTTCCTTCGAGGAGTTGATGATGAAGCAATCTGACGGCCGCGACTTTTCCTCTGATGAAGCTTG GACACCAGAAGACCCTGAATATCTATCAGAAGACTCAGATAATTATACAAAGAACCAATGCTTGTCGAATGGTGACTCTCACGAGTCCATTGATGGGATCATGGAATTTAACATATCATACCATAAAGCTACTCAAAGCAGCAACAAAGATATGCCAAATGGAATTACATATGTGACTCAGCCACTTGATGTTCCTGGATATGCTTTTATGGTTGATAGAACCATGTCTTTGCCAAAGTCAGATGACGAGCACCCACCTCTGCAGGTGAGTGATGATGGCCATCTCAATATTGATTTCACTGGGGAAATGTTGGGGGCAAAGAAGCTTAGGAAGACCATGTCACATCCGGCTAATGGTAGCGCTGATGATCTAGTTTTTGGAAATGAAGTTAGACCTCATAAGGAATATGTCCGAAATGGCTCTCTTCCTAATGAGACGTTTGTAACTATTTCTCATGTCAGCCTTAAAACTCACCCCTCTCAATTGCCACCACCTTCTAGACCACCGCCTGCATTAGACGTCAAAAAGAGAGATTCTTGTAAATCAACCCCAAACTGTCAAAGCGCTGCTTCCTCAGGGAGTGCTGGTGACAGTTCTCCACCTTACTTTGATGTAGAGGTAGATGCAAGTTCCTCTGCTGCTGCCTCTGCTGCTGCTATAAAAGAAGCTATGGAGAAAGCTCAAGTCAAGCTGAAAAGTGCAAAAGAATTGATGGACAGGAAGAGGGGTGGTTTTCAAAACCATACAAAATTGGGTTCAAAAAATGACAGAAAGGATAGAGAAGGTAGGGTGGTTAAGATTGTTGATGTGTCTGGTAGTACAAAATATGAAGGGGTGCAAGGCACTTGTGAAAGTGAAGAGAACGGAATGGATGACAGGCAAAAGGTTAAAATTGCAGATTCTTTAGAAGGGAAAAGGCATCAAAACGCAGCAAAAATGTCTTCTGATGAGAAGCTTGGAAGGGAATCCTTGTCATCTCAAGGATCCGATAAAATTGATGAAGCTAGTGAATGGAAAGAAGCTACTCAATTTTTTGAACTGGTGAGAACAAATGTACCCAGAAAAGTCATTGACTTGTCAAATAATGATAACATTTTTCCGCAGAACACAAATATCCATGAACAAGGGCAGAAGGTGAAAAAGGTAGCCATGGAAGCATCGCAGCAGCAGCTAGAAAATGGCAAGAAAGTACAAGCAGTTACAGCAGATCATGAACTGGAGGAATATGCCAAGAACACTAAAGTATCAAAACCAGCTCGTGACCTTGGGGGAAGCAATGGGAGATCAGAAGCTGCTAAAGTGGCACACAGAGAGAAAGGGCTTGAGAAGAAGGTACAAGTAGCTCAAGAGGTTCTTAGAGTGGAGGATGAGGACAAACTTGGAATGGACAAGCAGTCTTTGGAAACTGATAAGAGACGAACTAGAGCTGACGGGTCACAAAAACATGAGCTCATGGGAGAGGTTCCACGAGCACAAAGTAAACATGAAGCTAAGCAGACTGCAGAGGACAAGGAGAAAGAGCCTTGGCTGAAAGAGGCTGTTAGAAATGCGGAGAATGAGAAACTATTCATTCATAAAAAGGAAGGTGGTGAAAGGAGACAAAGGAGCACTTTtgagaaggaagaaaatgaaaagaagctTAAAGCAGCTCTTGAACAATTGGAAAATGAGAGAAGGCTGAAGAAGGCATTGGagcagaaagaaaaggagaagaggaTAAAGGAGGCTCGTGTGAGGGAAGAAACTGAGAAGAAGCAGGGAGAGGCTTATGAAACACACGAAGAGGAGAAGAGATTAAGAGCAGCTCTTGAGCAGGAAGAAAATGAGAGGAGACTGAAAGAGGCTTTGGTGAAGGAGGAGTATGAGAGGAGACTGAAAGAGATTCATGAGAAGGAAGAGTATGAGAGGAGACTAAGAGAGGCTGCTGATAGAGAGGAGAATGAGAGGAGACAAAGAAGGATTcgtgaaagagaagaaaatgagaagagATTAAACAAAGCTCTTGAGAAGGAAGAGAATGAGAGGAGAATACGAGAGAATGAGGGGAGGTTGAGAGAAGCTCatcaaagagaagagaaagagaaaagattaaaagaagCTCGTCAAAGAGAAGAGAATgagaaaagattaaaagaagctattgagcatgaaaataagaaaaaacagagagaggctaatgaaaaagaaggaaatgagAAGAAATGTAAAGAGGTTTTTGAAAATGAAGGGATTGGAGACACTCTAGAACAGGAAACAACTGAAAAGCAACTAGAAGAGACAAATGAGCAAGATGAAAGTGGCAAGTTAAGAGAGACTCCAGAGGGAGAAGTAAGTGAACCAGGAACATGCACATCAGAAGAAATGGGGGATGCATCCAAAGAGACCTGCAACTTGGAAAACACTGAGGTGAAGCTGAAGGATGGCTCTGAGAATGATAAACCAGGGATACTAAATGAGATGGGTGAGAACTGCAGGGTAGTGAAGCAGGCATGTAAGACGGAAGTCAATACGAACCTTGGATCAACTAGATTAGCTGGCAAACATGAGGGGAGGAATGGAAAACAAGTAGTGACCGAGGAGATTGCTCATGAAGAAATTGGCAAGGTACCTCCAGAGCTGAAAATCAGTGACAAGGAAGAAGCAGTTGAAACAGTGAGCACACAGGCTGGTGGAAAAACAAAAGTGTCTGGTTTGGCTCAAGGCAACTTAGAACATGAAAATAATGTAGTGGAAGATGATGCTGTGTCAGTTTATGGTGATGAAAGGACGAGGAAAGCAGGGGAAGCTGGAAATGGCACTGGACGAAAGAGCATAGAGAAAACTAAGAAAGCCTCCCAAGTAGAATCTGATATCGCAAATCAAGGGAAGGAATTTGCTCAGGACAGGAGTGACAGAAGAAAGAATATCCCCCAGGCAGTTGCTATGAATCATGAAGACAGAAAGGAAAATTTCATGTCAACTGGAGCAGTGAAAAAATCGGTTGAGACTGGAAGGAAAATAGAAGCTGCTCAGCCAGCTAATTTAGAAGCAAAAGGAAGTACCCCGGGATCAACTCAGCAGCTTAATACAAGtgaaagaaaagtaaagaaTCTCAATAAGACCCTATCATCAGAGGAAAAAGAAGTTGAGaggatgagaagagaaaaggagcTGGAAATGGAACGTCTCAGAAAGCtagaagaagagagggagagggaaaaagaaagagaaaaggacaGAATGGCTGTTGACAGAGCAGCGCTTGATGCTCGTGAAAGGGTACATTTCGAAGCTCGTGATAGGGCAGAACGGGCTGCTGTGGAAAGAGCAATAACTGAGGCCCGTGAAAGGCTAGAGAAGGCCTGTGCAGAGGCTAGGGAGAAGTCATTAACTGATAACAGATCTTTAGAGGCCAGGCTCAGGGAACGTGCTGCAGTAGAGAGAGCTGCTGCAGAGGCACGCGAGCGTGCTTTTGGAAAAGTAATGTCTGAAAGGACTGCTTTTGAGGCAAGAGAACGAGTAGAAAGATCTGTCCCAGATAAATTCTCTGCTTCTTCCAGGAATGGTGGAATGGGACCTAGTTCTTCACCCTCAGTATATAATG GTTCCTACTATATGGAGAGATCTGAAGGGGTGGAAGGTGAGTCACCTCAAAGGTGTAAAGCAAGGTTAGAAAGGCATAGGCGAACAGCTGAACGTGCG GCAAAAGCTCTAGCAGAGAAAAATATGCGAGATCTTCTTGCTCAGAGAGAACAAGCAGAGAGAAAT AGATTAGCAGAAACTCTGGATGCTGATGTCAAGAGGTGGTCCAGCGGGAAAGAAGGAAACTTGCGTGCATTGCTGTCAACTTTACAATAT ATCCTTGGGTCTGACAGCGGCTGGCAGCCAATTCCATTGACTGAAGTAATAACTTCAGCAGCTGTAAAGAAAGCTTACAGGAAAGCCACGCTTTGTGTTCATCCTGACAAGTTACAACAACGGGGTGCAAGTATTCAGCAGAAGTACATATGTGAGAAGGTCTTTGATCTTCTGAAG